A region from the Arcanobacterium buesumense genome encodes:
- a CDS encoding SDR family NAD(P)-dependent oxidoreductase: MTSAKVVIVTGASSGFGALVVEKLLSQGYIVYAAARRVERMAALEELGAKLLRMDVTCDDDVEQGVRRVIEAEGSIYGLVNNAGYGGFGMLENVSLAEAQRQFQVNVFGLMRITKAVLPYMRAAGEGRIVNVASVVGKVALPVSGWYSASKHAVEALSDSLRQEVKRFGIRVSIVEPGPVQTEFLDHAMDVVDSVDHDQVYVKQVAGFKRAFLLSYAHADGPERTANAIVAGIASVRPKIRYAVSGAKPIFALAGVMPTVVVDYLVNKAMGQK, from the coding sequence ATGACGTCAGCTAAGGTTGTGATAGTCACTGGGGCAAGCTCGGGTTTTGGTGCATTGGTAGTCGAAAAACTACTTTCTCAAGGGTATATCGTCTATGCAGCTGCGCGTAGGGTAGAACGAATGGCAGCCCTGGAAGAGTTGGGTGCGAAACTCTTGCGGATGGACGTTACGTGTGATGACGATGTTGAACAAGGAGTTCGTCGTGTCATCGAGGCTGAAGGCAGCATATATGGATTGGTTAATAATGCCGGCTACGGTGGTTTTGGCATGCTTGAAAATGTTAGTTTGGCTGAGGCGCAGCGTCAGTTCCAGGTAAATGTTTTTGGGCTTATGCGAATAACAAAAGCAGTGTTGCCCTATATGCGAGCAGCTGGCGAGGGACGTATTGTTAATGTGGCATCGGTTGTTGGCAAGGTTGCGTTGCCGGTAAGTGGCTGGTATTCGGCATCAAAACATGCCGTTGAAGCGCTGAGTGATTCGTTGCGTCAGGAAGTGAAACGTTTCGGTATCCGCGTTTCGATCGTTGAGCCTGGTCCGGTACAAACAGAGTTTTTGGATCATGCTATGGATGTTGTCGATAGCGTGGATCATGATCAAGTGTATGTGAAACAGGTGGCGGGCTTTAAGCGGGCTTTTCTCTTGAGCTATGCACATGCTGATGGTCCGGAACGCACAGCCAATGCGATTGTTGCCGGAATCGCTAGTGTGCGGCCAAAAATTCGTTACGCAGTTAGTGGTGCCAAACCAATCTTTGCCCTTGCTGGTGTTATGCCTACGGTCGTCGTCGATTATCTTGTCAATAAAGCGATGGGCCAAAAATAG
- the purE gene encoding 5-(carboxyamino)imidazole ribonucleotide mutase translates to MRKIALVMGSDSDLPIIEKAIHFLQQYEVDFTVNVLSAHRTPDAAREFARSAKDNGYGVIIAAAGMAAHLAGSLAAHTVLPVIGIPCTSNNLDGLDALLATVQMPSGIPVATVAIDGAKNAAILACQILALENASLSRTLEELRTADTHAVLAKNTKISAAYSTHHTD, encoded by the coding sequence TTGCGAAAAATTGCTCTTGTCATGGGAAGTGACAGCGATCTTCCGATTATCGAAAAAGCAATTCATTTTCTTCAACAATACGAAGTTGATTTTACTGTTAACGTCTTATCCGCGCACCGAACACCTGATGCGGCACGTGAATTTGCCCGTTCAGCTAAAGACAATGGCTACGGAGTAATTATTGCCGCCGCTGGCATGGCTGCTCATCTTGCTGGATCTCTAGCGGCACATACCGTCTTGCCCGTTATTGGAATTCCGTGCACATCGAACAATCTTGACGGTTTGGATGCATTACTTGCCACTGTTCAGATGCCATCTGGTATCCCAGTAGCGACTGTGGCCATTGATGGTGCCAAAAATGCCGCGATTCTTGCTTGTCAAATCTTAGCACTTGAGAATGCTTCCCTTTCCCGCACACTCGAAGAACTGCGAACCGCAGATACTCATGCAGTTCTTGCTAAAAATACAAAGATTTCGGCAGCATATTCAACCCACCACACTGATTAG
- a CDS encoding phosphoribosylaminoimidazolesuccinocarboxamide synthase, protein MTKELVYAGKTKNVFALNNGNYELEFKDDVTGKDGVFDPGENSVGLSIDGVGAINLKMTTLFFKILQEKGIKTHFVSSNFDETTMEVLPASPFGQGLEVICRYKAVGSFYRRYSEYVELGADLPAYVEMTFKNDDKGDPLVTKDALVALEVMSAEQYDAIKKMTQDITRVVADEIADRGLDLYDIKFEFGYDANGEVILIDEIASGNMRVYRNGEYIEPLELNKLFFAYTES, encoded by the coding sequence ATGACAAAGGAACTAGTTTATGCCGGCAAAACAAAAAATGTTTTTGCCTTGAACAACGGCAATTACGAATTGGAGTTTAAAGATGATGTCACTGGGAAAGATGGCGTTTTTGATCCTGGAGAAAACTCTGTAGGCCTTTCTATTGATGGAGTTGGTGCGATCAATCTTAAAATGACCACACTGTTCTTTAAGATTTTGCAGGAAAAAGGGATTAAGACACATTTTGTGTCATCTAATTTCGATGAGACGACGATGGAAGTTCTTCCAGCTAGTCCGTTTGGTCAGGGGCTTGAAGTTATCTGTCGATACAAGGCAGTGGGTAGTTTTTACCGACGTTATTCAGAATATGTTGAGCTTGGCGCGGACTTGCCAGCTTATGTTGAAATGACGTTTAAAAATGATGACAAGGGCGATCCGTTGGTAACAAAGGACGCCCTTGTTGCTTTAGAAGTGATGAGTGCAGAACAATATGATGCGATCAAGAAGATGACTCAAGATATTACCCGTGTTGTTGCCGACGAAATAGCAGATCGTGGATTAGATCTGTACGATATCAAGTTTGAATTTGGTTATGACGCAAACGGAGAAGTCATTCTGATTGATGAAATAGCCTCGGGAAATATGCGTGTTTATCGCAATGGTGAATATATTGAGCCGCTTGAACTGAACAAGCTGTTCTTTGCATATACTGAAAGCTAA
- a CDS encoding amidophosphoribosyltransferase, protein MGGLFALTSARDVQEDIFFGTDYHSHLGNYRAGMVVWNSQTGFQREIHNIQKDSFRSRFANFLQNASGQAGIGCIADDAPSPLIISSHLGTYALCFIGAITNADELSGELLAEKGPMFNALSGGRINPTEVVSALINTKDSFHEGIEYAQSRIKGSCNLTILLADGSLIVGRDKLGRLPMIIGKDDDGYAVSFESFSFEKLGYHYVCELGPNEVVKIAPDKIEQLVPPKEEMKICSFLWNYYGYPTSTYEHVNVEMMRNRNGEILAENEADPQLFDRLDYVCGVPDSGTPHAMGYSYRSRVKFARCYIKYTPTWSRSFLPHLQGSRNEIAKMKQVPIKELINGKNILFVDDSIVRGTQLRETVEFLKENGAQELHMRSACPPMMHTCKYLNFSVSTSKNDLITRRIISQIEGDEGLEHIDEYADPTSQRGKRLRAVLAQRFNFDTVEFQTLDGIIEAIGLNPDSLCTYCWSGKE, encoded by the coding sequence ATGGGCGGCCTATTTGCGCTCACGTCCGCCCGGGACGTTCAAGAAGATATTTTCTTTGGCACTGACTACCACAGTCATTTGGGTAATTATCGAGCTGGCATGGTGGTCTGGAATAGCCAGACCGGTTTCCAACGCGAGATACATAATATTCAAAAGGATTCTTTTCGATCACGTTTCGCAAATTTTTTGCAAAACGCGTCTGGACAAGCAGGTATAGGTTGTATTGCTGATGATGCTCCATCGCCTTTGATTATTTCTTCGCATCTGGGGACGTATGCGCTATGTTTTATTGGTGCCATTACGAATGCTGATGAATTAAGCGGGGAACTTTTAGCTGAAAAAGGGCCAATGTTTAATGCATTGAGCGGTGGCCGGATTAACCCAACTGAGGTTGTTTCGGCACTGATCAATACCAAAGATTCCTTCCATGAGGGCATTGAGTATGCGCAAAGTCGGATTAAAGGGTCGTGTAACCTTACGATCTTATTAGCCGATGGCTCGTTGATTGTTGGGCGTGATAAGTTGGGTCGCTTGCCGATGATTATTGGCAAAGACGATGACGGCTATGCGGTCAGCTTCGAATCTTTTTCATTCGAGAAACTCGGATATCACTATGTTTGCGAGCTTGGGCCAAACGAAGTAGTCAAAATCGCTCCTGACAAGATAGAGCAATTAGTGCCGCCCAAAGAAGAGATGAAAATCTGTTCATTCCTGTGGAACTATTATGGTTACCCCACCTCAACATATGAACATGTCAATGTTGAAATGATGCGCAATCGCAATGGTGAAATCCTTGCAGAGAATGAGGCAGATCCACAACTCTTTGACCGCCTTGACTATGTATGTGGGGTGCCTGATTCTGGTACTCCACATGCCATGGGGTACTCGTATAGATCTCGCGTGAAATTCGCTCGATGCTATATCAAGTACACTCCAACCTGGTCACGTAGTTTTCTCCCACATCTTCAAGGGTCACGCAACGAGATAGCAAAAATGAAGCAGGTGCCGATTAAAGAATTAATCAATGGGAAAAATATTTTATTTGTTGATGATTCGATTGTGCGTGGGACACAGCTACGCGAGACCGTTGAGTTTCTGAAAGAAAACGGCGCCCAAGAGCTTCACATGCGTAGTGCATGCCCGCCGATGATGCACACATGTAAATATCTCAATTTTTCTGTAAGCACAAGCAAAAATGATCTCATCACCCGCCGAATTATTAGCCAAATAGAAGGCGACGAGGGACTAGAACATATTGACGAGTACGCAGACCCTACCTCGCAAAGAGGTAAACGGCTACGTGCTGTATTAGCACAACGTTTCAACTTTGACACTGTTGAGTTTCAAACCTTAGACGGGATCATCGAAGCAATTGGTCTTAACCCAGATAGTTTATGTACCTACTGTTGGAGTGGAAAAGAATAA
- the purM gene encoding phosphoribosylformylglycinamidine cyclo-ligase produces the protein MRDSQSESYKNAGVDIEAGYEVVTRIGHHIKKTMSGQENFDSLGFGGLLPLDTQGMAHPLLVSATDGVGTKLKLAFLLDKHDTVGIDCVAMCVNDVLCVGGKPINFLDYIACGKNNPAKIEEIVKGVTEGCIQAGIPLVGGETAEMPGFYPEDEYDLAGFCNGIVDQAHLLDKNTVRENDVLIGIASSGVHSNGFSLVRKVFRMTDRRVLEQTYEELSGQCLGEVLLTPTKIYVKPVIELLNKKIVKSLAHITGGGFYENIPRSLPAGLGVVINRSDVDVLPIFSVIQQAGQISERDMFNTFNMGVGMTCIVDPSDVNETLDLLAQHGEKAYVLGRVIRSHTLVNIVEG, from the coding sequence ATGCGTGATTCACAATCAGAAAGCTATAAAAATGCTGGCGTTGATATTGAGGCCGGCTATGAAGTTGTGACGCGAATCGGTCACCATATTAAGAAAACGATGAGCGGGCAAGAAAACTTTGATTCTCTAGGATTTGGAGGTTTGCTTCCACTCGATACACAAGGAATGGCACACCCGTTACTCGTTTCTGCTACCGACGGGGTGGGTACTAAACTTAAGCTTGCCTTTTTACTTGATAAACATGACACCGTAGGCATCGATTGTGTCGCTATGTGCGTCAATGATGTGTTGTGTGTTGGCGGAAAGCCAATTAATTTCCTTGATTACATTGCGTGTGGAAAGAATAACCCGGCAAAGATTGAAGAAATCGTCAAAGGCGTTACTGAGGGGTGTATCCAAGCAGGCATCCCACTTGTTGGCGGCGAGACTGCTGAAATGCCCGGCTTCTATCCAGAAGACGAATACGACCTTGCTGGTTTCTGTAATGGCATTGTTGACCAAGCACATCTTCTCGATAAAAATACTGTTCGCGAAAATGATGTACTCATTGGCATTGCCAGTTCTGGCGTTCACTCCAACGGCTTTTCACTGGTACGTAAAGTATTTCGCATGACTGATCGGCGGGTGCTTGAACAAACATACGAGGAACTTTCCGGTCAATGTTTAGGCGAGGTCCTGCTTACGCCAACGAAGATTTATGTCAAGCCAGTAATAGAGTTGTTAAACAAGAAAATCGTTAAATCTTTAGCGCATATCACCGGTGGCGGTTTTTATGAAAATATTCCCCGCAGTTTACCTGCTGGACTGGGCGTGGTAATAAACCGGTCCGATGTAGATGTTTTACCGATTTTTTCGGTAATTCAACAAGCTGGTCAGATAAGTGAACGCGATATGTTCAATACCTTCAACATGGGCGTTGGTATGACCTGCATCGTCGATCCATCTGACGTTAACGAGACATTAGATCTGCTTGCCCAGCATGGTGAGAAAGCCTATGTGCTAGGTCGAGTTATTCGTTCGCACACACTCGTCAACATAGTAGAAGGCTAA
- the purN gene encoding phosphoribosylglycinamide formyltransferase, with amino-acid sequence MKKKARIAVFISGNGSNLQAILDATRKQVLRHGQVELVVSSNADAYGVVRARQAGLPVAIIRGKDYATQDEYDNALIRAMGDYRIDLIVLAGYMNILSARFVSQYPQRIVNIHPSLIPAFSGKGYYGIKVHQAVVAAGVKISGATVYYVTDVCDGGKILAQEVVPVYDTDRPEDVQHRVLTQVEHVLYPRVIERLSEEIVGN; translated from the coding sequence GTGAAGAAAAAAGCGCGAATAGCAGTTTTTATTTCCGGGAACGGGAGCAATCTACAAGCAATTCTTGACGCCACTAGAAAGCAGGTCCTGCGTCATGGACAGGTAGAACTGGTTGTGAGCAGTAACGCTGATGCATATGGTGTGGTGCGCGCCCGGCAAGCTGGCCTACCAGTTGCCATCATCAGGGGCAAAGATTATGCAACACAAGATGAATACGACAACGCATTAATTCGGGCAATGGGCGATTATCGCATCGACCTCATCGTCTTAGCAGGATACATGAATATTCTTAGTGCACGTTTCGTCAGCCAGTATCCACAACGGATCGTCAATATCCATCCATCTTTAATTCCAGCATTCTCAGGAAAAGGATACTACGGTATCAAAGTCCATCAAGCAGTAGTAGCTGCCGGTGTCAAAATCTCGGGAGCTACGGTTTACTATGTTACCGATGTGTGTGATGGCGGGAAGATTCTTGCTCAAGAAGTAGTACCGGTTTATGACACTGATCGTCCAGAAGATGTCCAACATCGCGTCTTAACACAAGTTGAGCACGTTCTGTATCCACGCGTTATCGAACGCTTATCTGAAGAAATTGTAGGTAACTAA
- a CDS encoding IMP cyclohydrolase, translated as MMTKSVVSYLGNKTYPGRTLVLSVSPDAKTATIVYFIMGRSANSQNRIFVDDREVVRTQAFDTSEVADPSLIIYPIYRFLGRTHIFTNGDQTETIYQGLAAGLLPAEALQERDCEPDAPNFTPRISLIAQPEGYSINIIKAAEETGQTSLHFDFHYPYTPGLGHCIHTYYDDGDPLPSYSGEPVMFSHEDNLGRKIWDAINPQLKVSLLEATLDLETSEIINMSLFNKHEVNP; from the coding sequence ATGATGACAAAATCCGTTGTTTCCTATCTCGGAAACAAAACCTATCCAGGCCGTACGCTTGTTCTTTCTGTTTCGCCTGATGCTAAGACAGCTACAATTGTCTACTTTATTATGGGACGAAGCGCGAATAGCCAGAACCGCATTTTTGTTGACGACAGAGAAGTTGTTCGAACTCAAGCCTTTGACACATCTGAAGTTGCAGATCCCAGCCTTATTATTTATCCAATTTATCGTTTCCTTGGTAGGACACACATCTTCACCAATGGTGATCAAACCGAAACAATATATCAAGGTTTAGCTGCTGGTTTGCTACCTGCAGAAGCTCTCCAAGAACGGGATTGCGAGCCCGATGCGCCGAATTTTACTCCGCGTATTTCTCTTATCGCCCAACCAGAGGGATATTCAATAAACATCATTAAAGCCGCAGAGGAAACCGGGCAGACATCGTTACACTTTGATTTTCACTATCCCTATACGCCGGGTCTTGGACACTGCATACATACCTATTACGACGATGGGGATCCGCTTCCTAGTTATTCTGGTGAACCAGTTATGTTTAGTCATGAAGACAATCTTGGGCGCAAGATTTGGGATGCGATTAATCCACAGCTCAAAGTGTCACTACTAGAAGCCACACTAGATTTAGAAACATCCGAAATTATCAATATGTCACTGTTCAACAAACATGAGGTAAACCCATGA
- a CDS encoding phosphoribosylaminoimidazolecarboxamide formyltransferase, with product MNRLELKYGNNPHQKPAHISIKDRQDLPLTVLNGQAGYINLLDALNGWQLVRELKKATGMPAATSFKHVSPTSAAIGRPLSDTLKKMSFADDIEGLEESGLACAYVRARGTDRMCSFGDFVALSDICDAVTAQCLKREVSDGVIAPGYSPEALEILCAKRTGNYTVIQIDPAYEPEPIESKDVFGITFTQRRNDLIINESLLNNIVTRNKELSAENKQDLLIALITLKYTQSNSVCYAYQGQTIGVGAGQQSRIHCTRLAGDKADTWFLRQHPKVLALPFLENLGRATRDNVIDSYINQHEEDVCLDGVWQNYFVQQPAPLTDEEKKNFLVQWQGVSLASDAFFPFSDNIKRAVKSGVSYVVQPGGSIRDDAVIDECNEHNIVMICNGTRFFHH from the coding sequence ATGAATCGCTTAGAACTGAAATACGGCAATAATCCGCACCAAAAGCCAGCACATATTTCTATTAAAGATAGACAGGATTTACCTCTGACGGTGCTCAATGGTCAAGCTGGATACATCAATTTGCTCGATGCGTTAAATGGCTGGCAACTTGTTCGTGAGTTGAAAAAAGCTACTGGGATGCCTGCGGCAACTTCGTTCAAACACGTCTCGCCAACCTCGGCAGCTATTGGCCGACCGTTGTCCGATACGCTTAAAAAGATGTCTTTTGCTGATGATATCGAAGGGCTTGAGGAATCTGGTTTAGCATGTGCATATGTGCGCGCTCGCGGAACTGATCGAATGTGCTCATTCGGAGATTTCGTGGCGTTGAGCGATATCTGTGATGCGGTAACTGCGCAGTGCCTTAAACGTGAAGTATCCGATGGTGTTATTGCCCCAGGATACTCTCCGGAGGCTCTTGAGATACTGTGTGCTAAACGAACCGGCAACTACACAGTAATTCAGATAGATCCAGCATACGAACCCGAACCAATCGAATCTAAAGATGTTTTCGGTATTACCTTTACTCAACGTCGTAATGACCTCATCATAAATGAGTCATTACTGAACAATATTGTGACCCGCAATAAGGAACTTTCTGCGGAAAACAAACAAGATCTTTTGATCGCCTTGATTACGCTGAAATACACCCAGTCAAATTCGGTTTGTTACGCATACCAGGGACAGACTATTGGCGTTGGAGCAGGCCAACAATCACGTATTCATTGCACCCGACTTGCTGGAGATAAGGCAGATACGTGGTTTTTGCGCCAGCATCCGAAAGTTTTAGCATTACCGTTTCTAGAAAATCTTGGGCGTGCTACCCGCGATAACGTTATTGATAGCTATATTAATCAGCATGAAGAAGATGTTTGCCTAGATGGCGTATGGCAAAACTATTTTGTTCAGCAACCTGCTCCGTTAACAGATGAAGAAAAAAAGAATTTCCTTGTGCAATGGCAAGGGGTAAGCCTGGCATCAGATGCATTCTTTCCTTTTTCAGACAACATTAAGCGCGCTGTAAAAAGCGGTGTTTCTTATGTCGTTCAGCCAGGGGGATCAATTCGTGATGATGCAGTAATTGACGAATGCAATGAACACAATATTGTGATGATCTGCAATGGTACTCGGTTCTTCCACCACTGA
- the purD gene encoding phosphoribosylamine--glycine ligase yields the protein MKVCLIGSGGREYAIATRLITDNPDISLDVIPGNDAMTFATTHPEIAATDINSIVEFCTSQGIDFCIVAPDDPLVLGLVDALEDAGIACFGPRKSGAKLEGSKRFAKDFMLRHGIPTARYAKFTDIEQARRYIRTATYPVVIKADGLARGKGVVIAHERITTEKVLEDFMVNLTFGASSAAVIIEEYLTGPEISVLAFCDGRTIKPMISSMDHKNIFDGDRGPNTGGMGCIAPNPVFTPEVASEFDQNILQPTLAGLKTDKLDFRGCLYFGLMLTSEGLKVIEYNARFGDPETQVVVPLLRGNLLDIFLATSHGRLADVDVDFSDKHSACVVMACEGYPNKPHTGDIISIEPNVEPYLVFAGVKQNNDGQLETAGGRVLNVLGFGDSLNHAVKAAYDNVEKVSFTHCHYRTDIGQTAQRIEAYHDL from the coding sequence GTGAAAGTTTGTTTAATAGGAAGTGGCGGGCGAGAATATGCCATTGCTACTCGGCTTATCACTGATAATCCGGATATTTCATTAGATGTTATTCCGGGCAACGATGCTATGACATTTGCGACCACTCATCCCGAGATCGCTGCCACGGATATAAATAGCATCGTAGAATTTTGCACAAGCCAAGGAATCGATTTTTGTATCGTTGCTCCGGACGATCCGCTAGTCCTTGGGCTTGTTGATGCATTAGAAGATGCTGGAATAGCGTGTTTTGGGCCGCGCAAATCTGGTGCCAAATTGGAAGGCTCGAAACGTTTCGCCAAAGATTTTATGCTACGCCATGGAATTCCGACGGCGCGCTACGCTAAGTTTACTGATATTGAACAGGCGCGTCGGTACATCCGCACAGCAACCTATCCAGTTGTTATTAAAGCTGATGGTTTGGCACGTGGCAAAGGCGTTGTTATTGCCCATGAGCGGATAACAACAGAGAAAGTCTTAGAAGACTTCATGGTGAACTTGACGTTTGGGGCGAGTTCAGCTGCGGTGATTATCGAAGAATATTTAACTGGTCCAGAAATATCTGTTTTGGCTTTCTGTGATGGGCGGACCATCAAACCAATGATATCGAGCATGGATCATAAGAACATTTTTGACGGTGATCGTGGGCCAAATACCGGAGGGATGGGGTGTATTGCGCCTAACCCGGTCTTCACCCCTGAGGTAGCTAGTGAGTTTGACCAAAACATTTTGCAACCGACCTTAGCTGGTTTGAAAACAGACAAACTTGATTTTCGTGGTTGCTTGTATTTTGGGCTGATGCTTACCTCCGAGGGCCTCAAAGTTATTGAGTATAACGCTCGTTTCGGAGACCCCGAAACACAGGTTGTCGTACCCCTGTTACGGGGCAATCTCTTAGATATTTTCTTAGCTACCAGTCACGGAAGACTTGCCGACGTCGACGTCGATTTTTCGGATAAACACAGCGCTTGTGTCGTTATGGCTTGTGAAGGATATCCAAACAAACCCCATACGGGGGACATTATTTCTATTGAACCGAATGTAGAACCTTATCTTGTTTTTGCGGGTGTGAAACAGAATAACGACGGACAGTTGGAAACCGCTGGCGGTCGGGTGCTCAACGTGCTTGGTTTTGGCGACAGTCTCAACCATGCAGTTAAAGCTGCTTATGACAACGTAGAAAAGGTTTCTTTTACTCATTGCCATTACCGGACTGATATTGGGCAAACCGCTCAAAGAATTGAGGCGTACCATGATCTCTAG